The Actinocatenispora sera genome has a window encoding:
- the pdxT gene encoding pyridoxal 5'-phosphate synthase glutaminase subunit PdxT, producing the protein MVVGVLALQGDVREHLRAIGGDGVTTLPVRRPGELAAVDALVIPGGESTTMSNLAIAFDLLDPLRERIAAGMPTYGSCAGMIMLADTVLDGRPDQRSFGGIDMVVRRNAFGRQVDSFESTVEFADIGGEPFHAVFIRAPWVESVGPQVRVLARVAGGPADGRIVAVRQGNLLATAFHPELTGDLRVHRHFVQMARAARAARTH; encoded by the coding sequence CTGGTGGTCGGGGTCCTGGCGCTGCAGGGCGACGTTCGGGAGCACCTGCGCGCGATCGGCGGCGACGGCGTGACCACGCTGCCGGTGCGCCGACCCGGTGAACTCGCCGCGGTGGACGCGCTGGTGATCCCCGGCGGGGAATCGACCACCATGTCGAACCTCGCGATCGCGTTCGACCTGCTCGACCCGCTGCGCGAGCGCATCGCCGCCGGCATGCCCACCTACGGCTCGTGCGCCGGCATGATCATGCTCGCCGACACCGTCCTGGACGGCCGCCCGGACCAGCGAAGCTTCGGCGGCATCGACATGGTGGTGCGGCGCAACGCGTTCGGCCGGCAGGTCGACTCGTTCGAGAGCACGGTGGAGTTCGCCGACATCGGTGGCGAGCCGTTCCACGCGGTGTTCATCCGGGCGCCGTGGGTCGAATCGGTCGGGCCGCAGGTGCGGGTGCTCGCCCGCGTGGCCGGCGGCCCCGCGGACGGTAGGATCGTTGCGGTACGACAGGGCAACCTGCTCGCCACCGCATTCCATCCCGAGTTGACCGGTGACCTGCGGGTGCACCGGCACTTCGTGCAGATGGCGCGGGCGGCGCGGGCGGCACGCACGCACTGA
- the pdxS gene encoding pyridoxal 5'-phosphate synthase lyase subunit PdxS has translation MTTEPTSESGANSAPGTGTARVKRGMAEMLKGGVIMDVVTAEQAKIAEDAGAVAVMALERVPADIRAQGGVARMSDPDLIDGIVNAVSIPVMAKARIGHFVEAQVLQSLGVDYIDESEVLTPADYANHIDKWQFTVPFVCGATNLGEALRRLTEGAAMIRSKGEAGTGDVSNATTHMRRIRAEIARLTSMSGDELFVAAKELQAPYELVAEVARTGKLPVVLFTAGGIATPADAAMMMQLGAEGVFVGSGIFKSGDPAKRAAAIVKATTFHDDPDVIAKVSRGLGEAMVGINVDDIPEPHRLAERGW, from the coding sequence GTGACCACCGAGCCCACTTCCGAAAGCGGCGCGAACAGCGCGCCCGGCACCGGTACCGCCCGCGTCAAGCGCGGCATGGCGGAGATGCTCAAGGGCGGCGTGATCATGGACGTCGTGACCGCCGAGCAGGCGAAGATCGCCGAGGACGCCGGCGCGGTCGCGGTGATGGCGCTGGAGCGGGTGCCGGCCGACATCCGGGCACAGGGCGGCGTGGCCCGGATGAGCGATCCCGACCTGATCGACGGCATCGTCAACGCGGTGTCGATCCCGGTGATGGCCAAGGCCCGGATCGGGCACTTCGTCGAGGCGCAGGTGCTGCAGTCGCTCGGCGTCGACTACATCGACGAGTCCGAGGTGCTGACCCCGGCCGACTACGCCAACCACATCGACAAGTGGCAGTTCACGGTGCCGTTCGTGTGCGGCGCGACGAACCTGGGCGAGGCGCTGCGCCGGCTCACCGAGGGTGCGGCGATGATCCGCTCCAAGGGCGAGGCGGGCACCGGCGACGTGTCCAACGCGACCACCCACATGCGCAGGATCCGCGCCGAGATCGCCCGGCTGACCTCGATGAGCGGCGACGAGCTGTTCGTCGCCGCGAAGGAGCTGCAGGCGCCGTACGAGCTGGTCGCCGAGGTCGCGCGCACCGGCAAGCTGCCGGTCGTGCTGTTCACCGCCGGCGGTATCGCCACCCCGGCCGACGCGGCGATGATGATGCAGCTCGGCGCCGAGGGCGTGTTCGTCGGTTCCGGCATCTTCAAGTCCGGTGATCCGGCCAAGCGCGCCGCCGCGATCGTCAAGGCGACCACCTTCCACGACGACCCGGACGTGATCGCCAAGGTGTCCCGCGGGCTGGGCGAGGCGATGGTCGGCATCAACGTCGACGACATCCCCGAGCCGCACCGGCTCGCCGAGCGCGGCTGGTGA
- a CDS encoding elongation factor G-like protein EF-G2, producing the protein MAQRGTGPQKGSEKGAAGPGPVVDDPRNLRNVVVVGHSGVGKTTLVEALLTATGTIDRAGTVTDGSTVCDADPAAVRQQRSVNLAVAPVLVGDTKINFLDTPGYSDFVGELRAGLRAADAALFVVSAVDGMDAATIALWDECAAVGLPRGVVVTRLDAARADFDETVALCQRVFGEGVLPLYLPVHGERAADAPEDAGEPVVGLIGLITQTVFDYSNGYPPAEQPAQAAHVEAIEEARNALIEGIIAESEDETLMDRYLDGEAIDEATLIADLEKAVARGSFYPVIPVDAPSSVGLDSVLSGIVRGFPGPTEHNLPAVTDLDGSPRDPLTADPSGPLVAEVVKTTIDPYVGRVSLVRVFSGTLTPEVAVHIAGHGLAERGHPDHDADERVAHLYSPLGTALREVPRCIAGDVCAVTKSGTAETGDTISAKSDPLLIEQWQMPEPLLPVAIVAHTRSDEDALARNMARLVAGDPTLRLERNAETRQLVLWCMGEAHADVVLDRLRAGGAEIDTEPVRVALRETFAGTGAGHGRHVKQSGGHGQYAVCDIEVTPLPSGSGFEYLDKVVGGAVPHQYIPSVEKGVVNQLAAGLAAGFPVVDVRVTLTDGKAHSVDSSDAAFQTAGALALKDAAAQAGVTLLEPLDEVAVLVPDGHVGTVLSDLSSRRGRVLGTEQEPGERTLVRAEVPATELLRYSVELRSMTSGTGSFTRHFVRYEPMPAQLADKIRAEHAAR; encoded by the coding sequence ATGGCACAGCGAGGCACGGGCCCGCAGAAAGGGTCCGAGAAGGGAGCCGCCGGCCCTGGGCCGGTGGTCGATGATCCGCGCAACCTGCGCAACGTGGTGGTGGTCGGGCACTCCGGCGTCGGGAAGACCACGCTGGTCGAGGCGCTGCTTACGGCCACCGGCACGATCGACCGCGCCGGTACCGTCACCGACGGCAGCACGGTCTGCGACGCCGACCCGGCGGCGGTGCGGCAGCAACGTTCGGTCAACCTGGCGGTGGCGCCGGTGCTGGTCGGCGACACGAAGATCAACTTCCTGGACACGCCCGGCTACTCCGACTTCGTCGGCGAGCTGCGGGCCGGGCTGCGGGCGGCGGACGCGGCGCTGTTCGTGGTCTCCGCCGTCGACGGGATGGACGCGGCCACCATCGCGCTGTGGGACGAGTGCGCCGCGGTGGGCCTGCCCCGCGGCGTGGTGGTCACCCGGCTGGACGCCGCGCGTGCCGACTTCGACGAGACCGTCGCGCTGTGCCAGCGGGTGTTCGGCGAGGGCGTGCTCCCGCTGTACCTGCCGGTGCACGGGGAGCGCGCCGCCGACGCGCCGGAGGATGCCGGTGAGCCGGTCGTCGGGCTGATCGGGCTGATCACCCAGACGGTGTTCGACTACAGCAACGGGTACCCGCCGGCCGAGCAGCCGGCACAGGCCGCGCACGTCGAGGCGATCGAGGAGGCGCGCAACGCGCTGATCGAGGGGATCATCGCCGAGAGCGAGGACGAGACCCTGATGGACCGCTACCTGGACGGGGAGGCGATCGACGAGGCCACCCTGATCGCCGACCTGGAGAAGGCGGTGGCGCGCGGCTCCTTCTACCCGGTGATCCCGGTGGACGCGCCGAGTTCGGTGGGTCTGGACTCGGTGCTGTCGGGCATCGTGCGCGGCTTCCCCGGGCCGACCGAGCACAACCTGCCCGCGGTCACCGACCTGGACGGTTCCCCGCGCGACCCGCTCACCGCCGACCCGTCCGGGCCGCTGGTGGCCGAGGTGGTCAAGACGACGATCGACCCGTACGTCGGCCGGGTCTCGCTGGTCCGGGTGTTCTCCGGCACGCTGACCCCGGAGGTGGCGGTGCACATCGCCGGGCACGGCCTGGCCGAGCGCGGCCACCCCGACCACGACGCGGACGAGCGGGTCGCCCACCTCTACTCCCCCCTCGGTACCGCGCTGCGCGAGGTGCCGCGCTGCATCGCCGGCGACGTGTGCGCGGTGACCAAGTCCGGTACCGCGGAGACCGGCGACACGATCTCGGCGAAGTCCGATCCGCTGCTGATCGAGCAGTGGCAGATGCCCGAGCCGCTGCTGCCGGTGGCGATCGTGGCGCACACCCGTTCGGACGAGGACGCGCTGGCCCGCAACATGGCGCGGCTGGTGGCCGGCGATCCGACGCTGCGGCTGGAGCGCAACGCCGAGACCCGGCAGCTGGTGCTGTGGTGCATGGGCGAGGCGCACGCCGACGTGGTACTGGACCGGCTGCGCGCGGGTGGCGCCGAGATCGACACCGAGCCGGTACGGGTGGCGCTGCGGGAGACGTTCGCCGGCACCGGGGCGGGTCACGGTCGCCACGTCAAGCAGTCCGGCGGCCACGGTCAGTACGCGGTGTGCGACATCGAGGTGACGCCGCTGCCCTCCGGGAGCGGCTTCGAGTACCTGGACAAGGTCGTCGGCGGCGCGGTGCCGCACCAGTACATCCCGAGCGTGGAGAAGGGCGTGGTGAACCAGCTCGCGGCGGGGCTCGCGGCCGGGTTCCCCGTGGTGGACGTGCGGGTGACGTTGACCGACGGGAAGGCGCATTCGGTCGACTCGTCGGACGCGGCGTTCCAGACCGCCGGCGCGCTGGCGCTCAAGGACGCCGCGGCGCAGGCCGGGGTGACGCTGCTGGAGCCGCTGGACGAGGTCGCCGTGCTGGTGCCGGACGGCCACGTCGGTACCGTGCTGTCCGACCTGTCGAGCCGCCGCGGCCGGGTGCTCGGGACCGAGCAGGAGCCGGGCGAGCGCACCCTGGTGCGGGCGGAGGTGCCGGCCACCGAGCTGCTGCGGTACTCCGTCGAGCTGCGCTCGATGACCAGCGGCACCGGCAGCTTCACCCGACACTTCGTCCGGTACGAGCCGATGCCGGCGCAGCTCGCGGACAAGATCCGGGCCGAGCACGCGGCACGCTGA
- a CDS encoding MarR family winged helix-turn-helix transcriptional regulator, translated as MSDKPATAAAADTVPDADPAEPYAADAAALFVAMARLNRLVRRKAPAQLGHSAVAALATVVWFGPLRPSDLAAREGVSAPTMTRVLSGLEAGGYAIREPDPADGRASLVRATAEGVALIKGNRSARSRVLRERIAALTDEQRAALRAALPALHALTGDD; from the coding sequence GTGTCCGACAAGCCCGCCACGGCCGCCGCTGCCGACACCGTGCCCGACGCGGACCCCGCCGAGCCGTACGCGGCCGACGCCGCCGCCCTGTTCGTCGCGATGGCCCGGCTCAACCGGTTGGTGCGCCGCAAGGCGCCGGCGCAGCTGGGTCACTCCGCCGTCGCGGCGCTCGCCACCGTGGTGTGGTTCGGGCCGCTGCGGCCCAGCGACCTCGCCGCCCGGGAGGGCGTCAGCGCACCGACCATGACCCGGGTGCTGTCCGGCCTGGAGGCCGGCGGCTATGCGATCCGCGAGCCCGATCCGGCCGACGGCCGGGCCAGCCTGGTGCGCGCCACCGCCGAAGGTGTCGCGCTGATCAAGGGCAACCGGTCGGCGCGCTCCCGGGTACTGCGGGAGCGCATCGCCGCGCTGACCGACGAGCAGCGGGCGGCGCTGCGGGCCGCGCTGCCGGCACTGCACGCGTTGACCGGCGACGACTGA
- a CDS encoding MFS transporter, protein MSEAAVSQAASGRRNRFDRDHPRYKWVALSNTTVGMLLATINSSIVIISLPAIFRGIGLNPLEPGNVSYLLWMIMGFLLVSAVLVVSVGRLGDMFGRVKIYNGGFVVFTVASIALSLDPFHASTGALWLIGWRVVQGVGGAMLFANSTAILTDAFDEKQRGMALGVNQVAAIAGSFVGLVIGGVLSEYHWRWVFLVSVPIGIIGTIWSYTSLRELGQRKRESLDWPGNITFAAGLSVLLAAITYGIQPYGSHATGWTNPKVDAGLILGVLLLVAFCIIESKVREPMFRLSLFKIPRFSAGSLAVLLSAIGRGGLQFMLIIWLQGIWLPLHGYDFVDTPLWAGIYMLPLTVGFLLAGPVSGYLSDRFGQRIFASGGLVIVACTFLGMMLLPVNFSYPVFALLLFVNGVGSGIFSSPNTSRVMSSVPAHQRGAAAGMRGTFQNSGQALSIGIFFSLMIVGLAATLPSTLTHGLEQQGVPAATAQQVGSLPPVGSLFAAFLGYNPIGTLVPPSVLHHLTAHQQHTLLGKQFFPHLISGPVHQGLVVVFTAAAIMMIVGAVASTFDGRRARRADTDPTRADA, encoded by the coding sequence ATGTCAGAGGCTGCCGTGTCGCAGGCCGCATCAGGTCGTCGAAACCGGTTCGATCGGGATCATCCGCGCTACAAGTGGGTGGCGCTGTCCAACACCACGGTGGGCATGCTGCTCGCCACCATCAACTCGTCCATCGTGATCATCTCGCTGCCGGCGATCTTCCGCGGCATCGGTCTCAACCCGCTGGAACCCGGCAACGTCAGCTACCTGCTGTGGATGATCATGGGGTTCCTGCTGGTCTCGGCCGTGTTGGTGGTTTCGGTCGGCCGGCTGGGCGACATGTTCGGTCGGGTCAAGATCTACAACGGCGGCTTCGTGGTGTTCACCGTCGCGTCCATCGCGCTGTCGCTGGACCCGTTCCACGCCAGCACCGGCGCGCTCTGGCTGATCGGCTGGCGGGTGGTGCAGGGCGTCGGTGGCGCGATGCTGTTCGCCAACTCCACCGCGATCCTGACCGACGCGTTCGACGAGAAGCAGCGCGGCATGGCGCTGGGCGTCAACCAGGTCGCCGCGATCGCCGGCTCGTTCGTCGGGCTGGTCATCGGGGGCGTGCTGTCGGAGTACCACTGGCGGTGGGTGTTCCTGGTCAGCGTGCCGATCGGGATCATCGGCACGATCTGGTCCTACACCTCGCTGCGGGAGCTGGGCCAGCGCAAGCGCGAGTCGCTCGACTGGCCTGGCAACATCACCTTCGCCGCGGGCCTGTCGGTGCTGCTCGCCGCCATCACGTACGGCATCCAGCCGTACGGGTCGCACGCCACCGGCTGGACCAATCCCAAGGTGGACGCCGGGCTGATCCTCGGCGTGCTGCTGCTCGTCGCGTTCTGCATCATCGAGAGCAAGGTGCGCGAGCCGATGTTCCGGCTCAGCCTGTTCAAGATCCCGCGGTTCTCCGCCGGCAGCCTCGCCGTCCTGCTGTCCGCGATCGGGCGCGGCGGCCTCCAGTTCATGCTGATCATCTGGCTGCAGGGCATCTGGCTGCCGCTGCACGGGTACGACTTCGTCGACACGCCACTGTGGGCCGGCATCTACATGCTGCCGCTGACCGTCGGGTTCCTGCTCGCCGGCCCGGTCTCCGGCTACCTGTCCGACCGGTTCGGCCAGCGCATCTTCGCCTCCGGCGGGCTGGTGATCGTGGCCTGCACCTTCCTCGGCATGATGCTGCTGCCGGTGAACTTCTCGTACCCGGTGTTCGCCCTGCTGCTGTTCGTCAACGGCGTCGGCTCGGGCATCTTCTCCTCGCCGAACACCTCGCGGGTGATGAGCAGCGTGCCGGCGCACCAGCGCGGCGCCGCCGCCGGCATGCGCGGCACGTTCCAGAACTCCGGCCAGGCGCTGTCGATCGGCATCTTCTTCTCCCTGATGATCGTCGGGTTGGCGGCCACCCTGCCGAGCACCCTGACACACGGGCTGGAGCAGCAGGGCGTGCCGGCCGCGACCGCGCAGCAGGTGGGCAGCCTGCCACCGGTCGGCAGCCTGTTCGCCGCGTTCCTCGGGTACAACCCGATCGGCACGCTGGTGCCGCCGAGCGTGCTGCACCACCTGACCGCGCACCAGCAGCACACCCTGCTCGGCAAGCAGTTCTTCCCGCACCTGATCTCCGGCCCGGTGCATCAGGGGCTGGTCGTCGTGTTCACCGCCGCGGCGATCATGATGATCGTCGGAGCCGTGGCGTCGACCTTCGACGGCCGCCGTGCCCGCCGCGCCGACACCGATCCCACCAGGGCGGATGCGTAA
- a CDS encoding potassium channel family protein — protein sequence MSDRPRPAASTGQLRRLWRRARQPDAYGVVLFAVLLALICTGFGGPGGALAAVLLSLTLLFAVRTARYPVRLVRAAAVAGAVAVLIEVAGLLAGYRPLVIAGDALTMLLVAGTIALVLARVGRSPRITLSTVAAALSVYLLVAVGYADAFGLIDAARPTFFAGSSPDRPVDFLYFSLITITTTGYGDLVPRARLGQMVAASEAVIGQLYLVTVVAMAVANIGRARRRRRPPRS from the coding sequence ATGTCGGACAGGCCGCGCCCCGCCGCGTCGACGGGCCAGCTGCGCCGGCTGTGGCGCCGGGCCCGCCAGCCCGACGCGTACGGGGTGGTGCTGTTCGCCGTGCTGCTCGCGCTGATCTGCACCGGGTTCGGCGGCCCCGGTGGCGCCCTCGCGGCGGTACTGCTCTCGCTGACCCTGCTGTTCGCCGTGCGCACCGCCCGCTATCCGGTCCGCCTGGTCCGCGCCGCGGCCGTCGCCGGCGCCGTCGCGGTGCTCATCGAGGTCGCCGGCCTGCTCGCCGGGTACCGGCCGCTCGTGATCGCCGGTGACGCGCTGACGATGCTGCTCGTCGCCGGAACGATCGCGCTCGTCCTCGCCCGGGTCGGTCGGTCGCCGCGGATCACGCTGTCCACCGTCGCCGCCGCGCTGAGCGTCTACCTGCTCGTCGCCGTCGGCTACGCGGACGCGTTCGGACTGATCGACGCGGCCCGGCCGACGTTCTTCGCCGGCAGCAGCCCCGACCGGCCCGTTGACTTCCTCTACTTCAGCCTCATCACGATCACCACCACGGGCTACGGGGACCTGGTCCCGCGCGCCCGCCTCGGGCAGATGGTCGCCGCGTCCGAGGCGGTCATCGGCCAGCTGTACCTGGTCACCGTGGTGGCGATGGCGGTCGCCAACATCGGCCGCGCCCGCCGCCGGCGCCGGCCGCCGCGATCCTGA
- a CDS encoding HIT family protein, whose translation MAYIQGENKPTGPADDPAGCPFCRVPTLPDAEGLVVARGASVYALLNLYPYNTGHLMVCPYRHVPDYTDLTDAELAEFGAFTQTAMRAVRRASGAEGFNIGINQGSAGGAGIAGHLHQHVVPRWEGDTNFMPVVGHTKVLPQLLADTRSLLADAWSAIVG comes from the coding sequence ATGGCCTACATCCAGGGCGAGAACAAGCCGACCGGCCCGGCCGACGACCCGGCCGGTTGCCCGTTCTGCCGGGTGCCGACGCTGCCGGACGCCGAGGGGCTCGTCGTCGCCCGCGGTGCCAGCGTGTACGCGCTGTTGAACCTCTACCCCTACAACACCGGGCACCTGATGGTCTGCCCGTACCGGCACGTGCCCGACTACACCGACCTGACGGACGCGGAACTGGCCGAGTTCGGCGCGTTCACCCAGACGGCGATGCGGGCGGTACGCCGGGCCAGCGGTGCCGAGGGCTTCAACATCGGGATCAACCAGGGCTCGGCCGGCGGCGCCGGCATCGCCGGCCACCTGCACCAGCACGTGGTGCCGCGGTGGGAGGGCGACACGAACTTCATGCCGGTGGTCGGGCACACCAAGGTGCTGCCGCAGCTGCTCGCCGACACCCGCAGCCTGCTCGCCGACGCCTGGTCCGCGATCGTCGGCTGA